A window of Pelomonas sp. SE-A7 genomic DNA:
CGCCCGCCTCGGCTGCGCGGAAGGCGTTGCTGTGCGTGATCAGGTAGTTGATCTGGTATGCACCCCAGCTGTGGCCCTGGATGCCCACGCGCTTCTCGTCGGCATAGCCGGCCTTGACGATGGCCTGGACGGCCGGCAGCACGGCGTTCTGCGCGCTCTTGCCCGGATGGCCGATGGTGTAGACGATGTCCGGACGCAGCACGATGTAGCCATTGCTGACGTAGCGGCTCACGTTGATGTTCTGCGCCGGTGCCGGAGGCACGTAGCGGTGCAGGTTGTCGGTCATCTTCTCGTAGATGTAGACCATCACCGGGTACTTCTTCTTGGGGTCGAAGTTCTCCGGCTTGGCCACCAGGGCCTTGAGCTTCTTGCCGTCGGCCGAGGTGAATTCCATCATCTCCTGCGTGCCCCACAGGTACTGCGACTGCTGCGGGTTGGCATTGCTGATCTTGCTAGGGGCGGCCAGGTCCAGCTTGGCCTGCCACAGGTCGGGGAACTCGACGAAGCTCTGCTGGGTGAACAGCACGGCATCGGCCTTCTTGGCTTTGATCAGGCCGCCGATCAGCTTGTTCGCATGGAGCAGCTTGGCCGGTTCGCCACCGCCTGCCGGCAGCTTGTAGAAGCCGGTCGAGCGGTTCACCTCATGGGCCGCCGACAGCACCAGGCCGTCGGTCGGCAGGCGACGCGATTCCAGGTCCTCGGTCTCCAGCGGCACATAGCGAAGCTGCAGCTGGTGCTTGCGGCCGAAGCCGTTGGTGAGGTTGCGCGCGGCCTGGGTCGCGATCTGCACTTCCCACAGGTCGAACTGGTCGTACAGCACCACGGCCGCATCGTTCTCGGTCCAGCCGGCATAGCCATAGGCATCGGCCGGCTCGACCACGTCGCGCTCGACGTTCTCGAAGCGGGCCTTGATCTTGCCGGTGAGGTTGAACTGCTGGCCGTCGGCCAGGCGCCAGGCGAACCAGGTCTTCTGGGCCGGCGCAAAGCCGATGGCGTATTCGCCACCGGGCGAGAGCCGCGGCTGGCTGCGCTGCTTGGTTGCGATCTGGCGCTTGGCGCCGGTCTGCAGATCCACGGCATACACGTCGTAGTACAGCGCGTCCCAGCTCTGCAGCATGCGGTACGGCAGCTCGCTGGTGCCCAGGGCCCAGCGGCCGTTGTCGTTGGCCAGCAGGTTGGGCATGTCGGCGCCGGCCAGCTGCACGAACCTGGGCGCCGTGCCGTCCAGGTGGACGACGGCTCGATAGCTGCGGTTCTTGTCGCGCTCGGCCTTGACCTTCTGGGCCGACTGCAGCTCCGGGTCCTTGTAGTGCCAGAGGTCGACCTTCATCGCCTCGGGCTGGTCCTTGGGCTCGGCCTTGGGCAGTTCGGCCGTGCCCAGGAACAGGCGCTGGCCGTCCTTGCTGAAGCCCAGCGAGGCGTGCTCGCTCGGGCCCCAGCCGGCCGGCATGCCGACGGTGCCGGCGGAGACCAGCACCTGGGCGGCCGCGTCATTGGAGCGCCAGAAGAACAGCTTGTAGGGCGCGGGCGTCTCGGGCTCGTCCTTCTTGGCGGCGGCGTCCTTGCCCTTGGCCTCTTTCTTTGCGGCGGCCTGCTCGGCCAGCGCGTCGCGGTTGGAGATGAAGGCCAGCTCGCGGCCTTCGCGGTCGGTGACCAGCTGCTTGTAGCTGCCCGGGCCGGTGATCAGCGCACGCGCGCTGGCGTCGGCCAGATTGACCACATAGACGCCTTCGCGCAGGTTGTCGGCCGGCTTGGGCGGCTCGGCGGGCGCGCTGGCGCCGCTGGCCGGACGGGCCGGCGCGGCCGGTGCGTCCTTGACCGACACCGTATAGGCCAGCCAGGCGCCGTTGCGCGGCCAGGCGAAGTCGGCCACGTCCTTGAAGCTCGTGCGCTTGCCGCTCGCGGCATCGAGCAGGATCAGCTCGGTGCCCGCGTCCTTGCGGCGGGCACCGGCTGCAGCGGCAGCACCGGCAGCAGGCGCCGCCTGGTCGTCATCAGCGAAGTCGCTGTCGGCCTTGGCAGCTGCAGCGGCTGCCGCGCCTTCTTTCTTGGCGACCGGCGCGTCCAGCAGCACGGCCAGCTGCGCACCGCCCTCGTCGGGCCAGGCGAAGCGCTTGACGCGTTCGATGGTCTCGACCTTGCCGGTGGCCAGGTCCATCAGTCCGACAGAAGGCTTGGGCGCGTCGTCGCCACGCTTCTTTTCCTTCTTGCCCTTGTCTTGTTCGGCACGGCTGGGATGAATGGCGAAAGCGAGGTAGCGGCCATCGGCGCTGAAGGCCAGCAATGGCAGGGCAGCGCGACTCGGGGCTTCGCCCGGCTGGGCCGGCGCGGCGGCGGCGCTGGAGCCGCGCGTGGCGCGCCACTCGCGACCGTCGGACAGCTGGCGCACGACGATCTCGCCATCGCTCTCCTGGCCCACCAGGGCATAGGCGGCAAAGCGGCCGTCGGCACTCAGGGCCGAGCCCTGGATGCTGCGCCAGCCGGCATAGACGTCATGGGTGATGGGCTTCTTGGCGGCCGGCGCGGCATCGGTGGCCGACCAGCCGGGACCGGCGGTCAGCAGCACCACGGCCAGCGCGAGGCTGGATCGGAACAGCGTGTTCATGTCTGGAAGGAGCACAGGGCTCGCAGAACGGACGAAGCGGCCTTTATAGCAACCAGCATGCAAAGAAGCTTTGCTCAGGGGCGATCAGCAGCAATTTTCATGAAGGCATGAGATCTGGTTGTTTGGCCAGGCCTCGCGCCAGCGGCTAGCATCGCCGCCCATGAAAGCCGCCAACGTCCTCGCCACCATAGGCAACACGCCCCACATACGCATCAACCGCCTGTTCGGCGACCAGGCCCAGGTCTGGATCAAGAGCGAGCGCAGCAACCCCGGCGGATCGATCAAGGACCGCATCGCCCTGGCCATGGTCGAAGCGGCCGAGCGCGACGGGCTGCTCAAACCCGGCGGCACCATCATCGAGCCGACCTCGGGCAACACCGGCGTGGGACTGGCCATGGTGGCCGCGGTCAAGGGCTACAAGCTGGTGCTGGTGATGCCCGACAGCATGTCGATCGAGCGCCGCCGCCTGATGCTGGCCTATGGCGCGAGCTTCGACCTGACGCCGCGCGAGAAGGGCATGAAGGGCGCCATCGCCCGCGCCCAGGAACTCGCCGCACAGACGCCCGGCGCCTGGATTCCGCAGCAGTTCGAGAACCCGGCCAATATCGCCGTCCATGTGGCGACCACGGCGCAGGAGATCCTGGCCGACTTTCCCGAAGGCCTGGACGCCCTGATCACCGGCGTCGGCACCGGCGGCCACATCAGTGGCACGGCCGAAGTCTTGAAGAAGGCGTGGCCGAATCTCAAGGTCTATGCGGTCGAACCCAGCGCTTCGCCGGTGATCAGCGGCGGCGCGCCGAGTCCGCATCCGATCCAGGGCATTGGCGCCGGCTTCATCCCGGCCAATCTGCGGACCGAGCTGCTGGACGGTGTGATCCAGGTCGATGCCGAGGAGGCGCGCGAGTTCGCGCGCCGCAGCGCCCGTGAGGAAGGCCTGCTGGTCGGCATCTCCAGCGGCGCCACGCTGGCCGCCATCGCCAGGAAGCTGGCCGAGCTGCCGGCCGGCAGCCGCGTGCTGGGCTTCAACTACGACACGGGTGAGCGCTATCTGTCTGTGGAAGGCTTCTTGCCGGTCTGACTCGGACGGCGCCGGGCCGCCCCAAGCCGGACGAGCTACCCGCTCGGCGGGTGGGGAACGGTATCCCGTTCCCCGGGTGCCCCAGTTCAGTCTTCTGCCCCATCGAGGCTCGGCTCTTCGTTGTCCCGCTTGGCCTGCTTGGCCAGTTGCTCGCGCAGCGTGCGCAGCGAATCGATCAGCACCTCGGGCGGCTTGGGGCTGGCCAGGCGCAGGGCCGGCGGTGGCAAGGCGCTCAGATAGGCCGGGCCCAGCCAATGCTGCTGCTCCTGGCGCTTGGCCACATTGAGCAGCAGGCCCAGCAGCAGCAGCGCTCCCAGCATGACCGCCATCCAGCGCTTGGCGCGTGGCCAGACGGCGCTGGCATGCCACCAGAGCAAGGCCGCCAGGCCCAGCGGGAAGGCGATGGCATCGATCGCCATCAGCCGCGGCAGCGACAGCGAATAGGCCACCAGTGGCAGCGCGGCGCTGAGCACATGCAGGCCGGTCAGCGCCACCAGGGCTCGCTTCAGATGCATCACGAAGGGGAAGCGGTGCTGGAACAGCTGGTTGATCAGCGACCAGAGCGCCGCCCAGACCAGCAGCACCGACAGCGGTGCCAGCACCGCGCCGCTGTAGTCGATCCAGGGTGAACCGGGGTTCAGGGCCGACCACTGGTCGAACCACAGCAGGCCCATCCAGAGCAGCAGCAGGGCCGGCCACCAGGCATGGTGGCGCCAGCCGCTGGCCTCGTGGTGCAGGGGCTGTTCGGCCGGCAGGGCCTGGGCCGAGGTGCGCAGCCGCAGCCAGGTGTTGCCCAGTCGGAACAGGCCGCCCACGCCCAGCGCGGCGCTCTCGCCGGCCTGCAGCCGGCGCTCGTCCACCCAGCCGCCGTTCAGGCTGGGCAGCAGCACCAGCTCGGCGCCCTCCTCGCCCCATTGCAGGAGCGCATGCTGGCCGGCCACATGGGCGTCGGCCAGCACCAGGTCGCAGTCCGGCGAGCGACCGAGGCTCAGCGGCCACTGGGCGATCTTGTGCAGCGCCCGGACCTGGCCGTCGCGGTCCAGGATCTCGATCAGCGCGGCTTGGCTGCCCATCCGAAGCCTCCCAGGTAATGCGATGTCAGTTTGAGTGCGTTGTCGAAGCTGACGCCCTTGGCGTCGAAGCGTCCCAGCGCGCCCTCGGTCTTGGCGTCCACCGTGGTGACCAGGATGCTGAGGTCATGCAGGCCGTCCAGCTTGCGGTAGGCCCGCAGGCAGACCACGGCCCGCAGCGGCAGGCCGCCCTGGTCCACGAATTCCTCGCGGCAGTAGGGCGCGGTGCGGTCCTTGTCATCGCGGCCCAGGCGCTCGTTGCGGAAGCTGGCCGAGTACTGGCGCGAGAAGCGGATCGCCCCGAGCTTGCGGCCGTCATAGGCCTCGTGCGACATGTCGAGGTAGCCGGTCTGCATGCCGCCGCTGATGAAGACCGCATGGTCCATCCGACATTGCGAGCGCTGGAATTCCAGGCCCTTGGTGTCGGCCGGCGTGCCGCGGCCCCAGCAGCGGAAGAACTGCTCCTGCGGCACCGGCAGCGTGTAGCGCGCATGACCGGCGGCGCGCCAGGGCTGTTCCATGAAGCGCTTGCTCAGCTCGTCCTGGTAGGCCATCAGCTGATCCTTCAGGCGCGGCCAGGCGGCCGACTTGATAGCCTTGGCGCCGCGGCTGCGCTCGAACAGGGCCTGGGCGAACTCGGCCGGCACCAGGAAGCTCATCTGCTGGGCGAAGAACATGGCCGAGACGTTGATGCCGACCACCCGGCCCTCCTCGTCCACCACCGGACCGCCGCTCATGCCCGAGTTGATCGAGCCCGAGTAATAGATCAGCGGATCGAAGCTGCGCTCGACCAGGCCGTTGTAGGTGCCCTCGACGACGGCAAAGGCCACGTCATGCGGATTGCCCATCGAATAGATGCGGTCGCCCTTGGACAGCGGCTGCTCCTTGGCGCGGAAGCTCAGCGCGCCCGTGGCCTGCAGCTTGGCCGGATCGGCGCGCAGCAGGGCCAGGTCGCGGCGCACGTCGAAGTCCAGCAGCTCCAGCTGGCCCTGGCGGCCGTCGGTGGTCTCGTACTGCAGCCGGTAGCGCTCGGGCTCCAGCGCCACCTGGCTGATCACGTGATAGTTGGTGACGATATGGCCTTCGCTGCTGACCAGGAAGCCCGAGCCCACCGAGGCCTGGCTGTCCTGGTTCTTCAGCAGCGTGCGGATCTGCAGCAGCTGCGAACGGGCCCGCTCGTAGACCTTGCGGGCCGTGGCCGAGACCGGCACGGGCACGGCCGACGCGGCCGGCGCGGCTGGCCGCGGAATGCGTTGTTGCTGCTGAGGCTGCGCCCAGGCGCAGGACAGCGGCACGAGCACCAGGGCCAGCATCAGCGGCCGCCGGATCAATCTCTGGAGAAGCAAGCCTCGGCTCCTTGAGGGCGGAAGGCCTGGATGCTAGCCGGTTTGTCATCCATCAGAGCCGGAACTGCGGCCCCCAATGAAAAAGGCCCAGGTGCCTGAGCGCCTGGGCCTTCGAGGGAAGCGTCAGCTATCAGTCGGCGCGCTTGGCGGCCTTGCGGCGGGTCAGACCCAGGCCGGCAAAGCCCAGGCCCAGCAGGGCCCAGGTGCCCGGCTCGGGCACGCCGTCGAAGTCGCCGCGGAAGATGTCGGCGGTCGAGGCGTGATAGGTCTGCGTGCCATAGGCGTCATAGGCGACGTTCCAGCCCATGGCGTCGAAGGCGGCCAGGTCCATGGCGGTCACGCCCAGGCTTTCGCAACGGCCGGCCGTCGGGTCGAGCACGCCGATGGGCGCCACCGTCGGGTTCGAGCAGTTGGCGTTGCCGGCATACATGTTGTCCTTCCAGTGCGAGGCCTGCTGGCCGTCACCGTTGTACCGACCGGTCGAGAACATGCCATTCACGCCGTTCAGGTTCAGCGCGCTGGCGCCACCATTGACCGAGAAATAAGCACTGCCGCCAACGGACCAGTCCAGGAAGGCACCACCGGGAGCCAGGTTGCCCGGGTCGGAGGTGTAGCGGAACAGGTCCAGCACGGACGCGATCGCGAAGCTGTTGAAGTTCCGCAGGTCCGACTTGTTGGGACCATTCGGCCCACCCAGGATGTCGTAGGTGTCGACGCCGGAGACGAAGCCCAGAGCATGGCCGATCTCGTGGATGGCGATGCCGAGGAAGTCGTAGCTGTTGTTGGCAATGCCGTCGGTCGGGTCGAAGTCGAACGAGAAGTTGCTGCTGAAGGTGATCGAGGCATCGGGCCCGTTCAGGCCGGTGTAGCCCAGCGCCTTCGCATTCGCCCGCGTGATCGCCAGGGCGATGTTGTTGCCCGAGGAGTCTTCGTCCAGCACGCGCGTCGCCGTGTTCACGCCGGCCTGGGTGGCGGGGTTCTGGTAGCCCGAAGTGATGACCTTGAGAGCACCGTTCGCATTGAGGCCAGGCATGTTGGCGGTCGCCATCGCGTCAATGGCCGAGCCCGACTTGTTGGCGTTGAGCAGGAATTCGACGTCCTGAACATAGCCGACGACCTTGGGACTGTTGGTCGAACCCAGGATGCCGGGGCCGAGCGAGGCATAGCCCACATTCAGGTTGATGGTGACGTTGTTCGTCAGCACGCTGCTCCAATAAGCCGCGGCCTTGGTGAAGCCCATGTAGGCCTGGGTCCCGACCTCGACACCGCCGGTGTTGTTCAGGACGATGGAGGCGGAATTCGCGCCGGAAACAAGGCCAAGGCCCAGCGCGATCGCTGCAGCCAGGCGGGTTCGTGACTTTTGTACTTGCATTGGGGTCCTCGGGCACTGCCGTACTGGTTTGAGGCCCCAATGTAGTCAGTCACACCCACCCTAGGGGGCCCCCCGAGCGCGGGGGCTGGATTACCCTAGTTTTCGACCGACTTCATCCACATCCCCTATGAAAACGGGTGCGAATGACGCCGATGCTGGTCGCGGGGCGCACACAGGGATTTACCCTCGGATGGGGGAGGAACTGGCGAAATTCGGCCGTTCGAGCGGTCGGCACTGGATCCAGAACCCGGAAATCCCGGATCAGACGAGCCGCCAGCCCAGCGATTCGCCGCCGCGCAGCGGCTTGAGCTGGGCGTCGCCGAAGGGCACGGCCTCGGGCAGGGTCCAGGGCTGGCGCTTGAGCGTCACCTGGCCGGTGTTGCGCGGCAGGCCGTAGAAGTCCGGACCATGGAAGCTGGCGAAGGCCTCCAGCTTGTCCAGCGCACCCGCCGCCTCGAAGGCCTCGGCGTAGAGCTCCAGCGCCGACAGGGCGGTGAAGCAGCCGGCGCCGCAGACCGAGTTCTCCTTCATCACCGAGGCATGCGGGGCGCTGTCGGTGCCGAGGAAGAACTTGGGGCTGCCCGAGGTGGCGGCCTTCAGCAGGGCCAGTCGATGGGTTTCGCGCTTGAGCACCGGCAGGCAGTAGTAATGCGGCCTGAGGCCGCCCATGAAGATGGCGTTGCGGTTGTAGAGCAGATGCTGGGGCGTCAGCGTGGCCGCGGTGAAGCGGTCCGATTCGGCCACATAGGCGGCCGCCTCGGCCGTGGTGATGTGCTCGAACACCACCTTTAGCTCCGGCATGTCGGCCCGCAGCGGTCGCATCACCTGGTCAACGAAGACCGCCTCGCGGTCGAACACGTCGACGGCCGGGTCGGTGACCTCGCCATGGACCAGCAGCAGCAGGCCTTCGCGCTGCATGGCTTCCAGCGTCTTGTAGGTCTTGCGGATGTCGGTGACGCCGGCATCGCTGTTGGTCGTGGCACCGGCCGGATAGAGCTTCAGCGCCACCACGCCGGCGTCCTTGGCCCGGCGGATCTCGTCCGGCGAGCTCAGGTCGGTCAGGTACAGCGTCATCAGCGGCTCGAAGTCCACGCCTTCGGGCACGGCGGCGAGGATGCGCTCGCGATAGGCCTGGGCCTGGGCGGTCGTGGTGATGGGCGGCCGCAGATTGGGCATCGCTATGGCCCGGGCGAACTGGCGTGCGGTGTAGGGAACGACAGCCTGCAGCGCCGCGCCGTCGCGCAGGTGCACATGCCAGTCGTCGGGGCGGGTCAGGGTCAGGCTGTCTTGCATGGCCGGCATTGTCCCAAAACAGGTGAAGGCCCTGAGAGCAGGCCGGAGCTGTCGCCGCTAGCATGCCTCGAGCCACGCCTTCAAGGAGTCTGTCGAGATGCGTCGTCGCCCTGCCCTCATCCTGTTTGCCATCGCCCTGCTGGCCGGTTGTGCCTCCGAGCCCAGTCAGCCGCCGACCAAGGAGATGGTCTATGCGGTCACCGCGTCCAATCAGCTGATCCGCTTCAATGCCGGCCAGCCGCAGAAGCTGCTGAGCCGCAAGGCGCTGACCGGCCTGCTGGCCCAGGACCGCCTGGTCGGCATCGACTACCGCGTGGCGCGCGGCCAGCTCTATGGCCTCGGCGCCAGCGGCCAGCTCTACCGTATAGACCCGGTGGCCGCAGCAGCCACGACGGTGGGCTCGCCGGCGGTGCTGACCGGCGAGGCCCGCGACTACGGCTTCGACTTCAATCCCACGGTGGACCGCATCCGCGTGATCGGCGACACCGGCCTGAACCTGCGCATGCATCCGGACACCGGCGCCATGGTCGACAGCGACCCGGCCAAGCCCGGCCTGCAGCTGGACGGCACGCCGGCTTACGACGCCAAGGATTCAAACGCAGGCAAGAAGGCCGCCGTGGTGGCCGCCGGCTACACCTACAACAAGCAGAACGACAAGCTGACCACCAACTACGTGATCGAGCGCAATGCCGGCGTGCTGGCCACCATGGGCACGCACGAGGACGTGACGCCGGCGGTCTCGCCCAACACCGGCCGCCTGTACACGGTAGGCCCGCTGGGCCTGCCGCCGTTCGAGCGGGCGACACTGGACATCTCCGACCTCTCCAACGCCGCCTATGCGGCGATCACGCCCTATGCCGAGAAGGGTTCGCCCGCAGTGAGCCGCTGGTACCGCATCGACCTGAAGACCGGCAAGGCCCAGCTGATGGGCACGATAGGCGAAGGCGAGCAGGTGGTGGGCGCGGCCATCGAGCCCTGAGCCTGGGCTCACTGCTCAGGGTAGGCCCGCTGGCAGGGCGCGCACGCTTGTTCGAAGATCGCGCGCTTTGCTATTGAAGGGAGTTCGCCTTGGACAACGACAACAACTCGACCGTCGCCGCCAACATGCGCTACTGCAGTGCCTGCGGTACGCAGATGCACATCACTGCCGCAGCCTGCCCGAAATGCGGCGCCCAGCAGGTCCATGCCGGCGCCAGCGCCAAGCGCATCCTGCCGGCATTCCTGTTCCTGCTGCTGCTGCCCACGCTGGGCTTCCACCGCTTCTACGTCGGCAAGATAGGCACGGGCATCCTGTTCCTGATCACCTTCGGCGGCCTGGGCCTGTGGTGGCTGATCGACGTGATCATGCTGCTGACCGGCTCGTTCACCGACAAGCAGGACAACAAGATCACGCTCTGGACTTGATCAGGCGTGCAGGATCTTTGAGAGGAATTCCTGCGTGCGCGGCGCCCGGTTTTCCGGGTTGCCGAAGAACTCATCGCGGCTGCAGTCTTCGACGATGCGGCCGCCGTCCATGAAGATCACGCGGTGGCTGACCTTGCGGGCGAAGCCCATCTCGTGGGTCACGCACATCATGGTCATGCCGTCGTTGGCCAGCTGCACCATCACGTCCAGCACCTCGCCGACCATCTCGGGATCCAGGGCCGAGGTCGGCTCGTCGAACAGCATCACGACCGGGTCCATGGACAGGGCGCGGGCAATCGCCACGCGCTGCTGCTGACCACCGGAGAGCTGGCCGGGGAACTTGTCCTTGTGGGCCGAAAGGCCCACGCGATCCAGCATCTTGAGGCCGCGCTCGCGCGCCTCGTCGCTGCTGCGGCCCAGCACCTTGATCTGGGCCAGGGTCAGGTTCTCGGTCACCGACAGATGCGGAAACAGCTCGAAGTGCTGGAACACCATGCCCACGCGCGAACGCAGCTTGGGCAAATTGGTCTTGGGGTCGGTGACGGCCACGCCATCGACCGTGACCTCGCCCTTCTGCACCGGCTCCAGCGCATTGACCGTCTTGATCAGCGTGGACTTGCCCGAGCCCGAGGGGCCGCAGACCACCACCACCTCTCCCTTGGCGATCGAGGTCGTGCAGTCGGTCAGCACCTGGAAGTTGCCGTACCACTTGGAGACGTTGCGGATGTCGATCATCTTGGGATCTACCTAATGATGGCGATCTTCTTCTGCAGGCGACGCACGAGCATCGACAGGCTGAAGCAGATCAGGAAGTACACGAGGGCGGCCAGCAGATTGGCCTCGACCGCGCGGCCCAGGTTCTTGCCGGCCAGCTCGAAGCCCTTGTAGAGGTCGTAGGCGCCGATGGCATAGACCAGGGAGGTGTCCTGGAACAGGATCACCGTCTGCGTCATCAGCACCGGCAGCATGTTGCGCAAGGCCTGCGGCAGCACGATCAGGCGCATGGACTGCCAGTAGTTCAGGCCCAGGGCCTGACCGGCATGGACCTGGCCGCGCGGCACCGACTGGATGCCGGCCCGCATGATCTCCGAGTAGTAGGCCGCCTCGAACACCGTGAAGGTGATGATGGCCGACAGCTCGGCGCTGAGCGACTTGCCCAGCAGCAGGGGGATCAAGAGGTAGAACCACATGATCACCATCACCAGCGGGATGGAGCGCAGCGCGTCTACGAAGCCGGCTGCCGGCATGGCAAGGTAAGCCCGGCCCGACAACCTCATCATCGCCAGCAAGGTGCCCAGCACCATGCCGCCCAGCGCGGCGATCAGCGTCAGCTCGATGGAGAACACAAAGCCCTGGACGATGAACTTCGAGACGAAGTCCCAGGTCAGGAAACCGAAGTCGAGTTCGGTCATGCCTTGGCCCCGATCTGACCTGGCAGCCGCAGCCGGCCCTCGATCAGCCGCGCCACGCGGTTGACCAGGAAGGCCGAGACAAAGTACAGGCCGGTGACGGCCAGGTAGACCTCGACGCCGCGCGATGTCTCCTCGGTCACCTGGCGGGCGAACAGGGTCAGCTCGGCGATGGACACGGCAAAGGCCACGGACGAGTTCTTGACGATGTTCATCGCCTCGCTGGTCAGCGGCGGGATCACGATGCGCAGGGCATTGGGCAGGATCACGTAGCGATAGGTCTGGCCCAGCGTCAGGCCCACGGCCAGGCCGGCATTGCGCTGGCCGCGCGGCAGGCTCTGGATGCCGGCCCGCACCTGCTCGGCCACCCGGGCCGAGGTGAAAAAGCCCAGGGCGAACACCACCAGCACGAAGGGCGGCAGCTTCAGGAAGACCGGGAACAGCGCCGGCACCACGTGGTACCAGAGAAAGATCTGCACCAGCAGCGGGATGTTGCGGAACAGCTCGGTCCAGGCATCGCCGACCAGCACCCAGCCGCGCGAAGGCAGGGTGCGCGAAATGCCCACCAGCGTGCCGGCCGCCAGGGCCAGCAGCAAGGCCAGGCCCGACACCGACAGGGTCCAGCCCCA
This region includes:
- a CDS encoding amino acid ABC transporter ATP-binding protein — protein: MIDIRNVSKWYGNFQVLTDCTTSIAKGEVVVVCGPSGSGKSTLIKTVNALEPVQKGEVTVDGVAVTDPKTNLPKLRSRVGMVFQHFELFPHLSVTENLTLAQIKVLGRSSDEARERGLKMLDRVGLSAHKDKFPGQLSGGQQQRVAIARALSMDPVVMLFDEPTSALDPEMVGEVLDVMVQLANDGMTMMCVTHEMGFARKVSHRVIFMDGGRIVEDCSRDEFFGNPENRAPRTQEFLSKILHA
- a CDS encoding amino acid ABC transporter permease, which translates into the protein MTELDFGFLTWDFVSKFIVQGFVFSIELTLIAALGGMVLGTLLAMMRLSGRAYLAMPAAGFVDALRSIPLVMVIMWFYLLIPLLLGKSLSAELSAIITFTVFEAAYYSEIMRAGIQSVPRGQVHAGQALGLNYWQSMRLIVLPQALRNMLPVLMTQTVILFQDTSLVYAIGAYDLYKGFELAGKNLGRAVEANLLAALVYFLICFSLSMLVRRLQKKIAIIR
- a CDS encoding amino acid ABC transporter permease; protein product: MPNSNWDWQVFCKNTIDGEVVTRCFGQNGDITYLDWLLSAWGWTLSVSGLALLLALAAGTLVGISRTLPSRGWVLVGDAWTELFRNIPLLVQIFLWYHVVPALFPVFLKLPPFVLVVFALGFFTSARVAEQVRAGIQSLPRGQRNAGLAVGLTLGQTYRYVILPNALRIVIPPLTSEAMNIVKNSSVAFAVSIAELTLFARQVTEETSRGVEVYLAVTGLYFVSAFLVNRVARLIEGRLRLPGQIGAKA